One Danio aesculapii chromosome 11, fDanAes4.1, whole genome shotgun sequence genomic region harbors:
- the timp4.1 gene encoding metalloproteinase inhibitor 2: MMMKMCTGVCVTGGLLFFMCVCLNQQMLEACSCASAHPQQLFCTADAVLRAEITGEKIKRREDINPMYGLGKVQYEVQVIKVFKGSDRIKDLQHVYTHEMSSMCGIRLNRGQYLLSGSVMSEGFFITLCDFVEHWDRLSLTQKKNLKYRYQMGCNCTISTCTEQPCHPNIKNECILTDWSSLWPFEDGEPVHEHACIRHSDGSCSWYEGGTSKPSDQNTTDMSEG; encoded by the exons atgatgatgaagatgtgcactggtgtgtgtgtgactggCGGTCTGCTgttcttcatgtgtgtgtgtctgaatcaGCAGATGCTGGAGGCCTGCAGCTGCGCTTCTGCACATCCACAACAGCTCTTCTGCACCGCGGACGCAG TGCTGCGGGCAGAGATAACCGGAGAGAAGATCAAGCGCAGAGAAGACATTAACCCGATGTACGGCCTGGGGAAAGTACAGTATGAGGTGCAGGTGATAAAG GTGTTCAAGGGCTCGGACAGAATAAAAGACCTCCAGCATGTCTACACGCATGAGATGTCTTCAATGTGCGGGATCAGACTGAACCGTGGACAGTATCTGCTCTCAG GAAGTGTGATGTCTGAGGGATTCTTCATCACACTGTGTGACTTTGTTGAGCACTGGGACAGACTCTCCTTAACGCAGAAGAAAAACCTCAAATACAGATATCAGATGGGATGTAACTGCACG ATATCCACCTGCACTGAACAGCCCTGTCACCCCAACATAAAAAACGAGTGTATCCTGACAGACTGGTCTTCCTTGTGGCCATTTGAGGATGGAGAGCCAGTACATGAACATGCCTGCATCCGACACAGCGATGGCTCCTGCAGCTGGTATGAAGGAGGAACATCCAAACCTTCTGACCAAAACACCACAGACATGTCTGAAGGCTGA
- the timp4.2 gene encoding TIMP metallopeptidase inhibitor 4, tandem duplicate 2, producing the protein MMKMCTGVSVTAGLLLFMCVCLNEQMLEACSCIPFHPQQHFCKAGAVIKALVLDEEPMPGRHHMEIKYKINVLKVFRGFEHAEIEYLHTASDGAMCGLGLSPGVYLLTVRGVNIGLCDLVVHWDNLSKTHKKILSLGQEACDCKVTHCFKKPCDENKCYLTDMFDSVKLYSESICMANSTGSCRWINAY; encoded by the exons atgatgaagatgtgcACTGGTGTATCTGTGACTGCAGGTCTGCTgctcttcatgtgtgtgtgtctgaatgagcaGATGCTGGAGGCCTGCAGCTGTATCCCCTTTCATCCACAACAGCACTTCTGCAAGGCGGGCGCAG TGATTAAAGCTCTGGTGCTTGATGAGGAGCCCATGCCTGGCCGACACCACATGGAGATAAAGTACAAAATCAATGTACTCAAG GTGTTCAGGGGGTTTGAGCATGCAGAAATCGAGTATTTACACACTGCTAGTGATGGAGCAATGTGCGGTCTCGGTCTGAGCCCCGGCGTTTATCTGCTCACAGTGAGAG GTGTGAATATTGGACTGTGTGACCTTGTGGTGCATTGGGACAATCTCTCCAAAACTCATAAGAAAATCCTCAGTTTAGGTCAGGAAGCCTGTGACTGTAAG GTCACTCACTGCTTTAAGAAGCCCTGTGATGAAAACAAGTGCTACTTGACGGACATGTTTGATTCGGTGAAGCTGTACTCAGAGTCCATCTGCATGGCCAACAGCACCGGCTCCTGCAGATGGATCAATGCATACTAA
- the timp4.3 gene encoding metalloproteinase inhibitor 4.3, whose amino-acid sequence MMTMKMCVYVSAGLLFFMCVCLNEQMLEACSCYPAHPQQLFCYADVVFKATVLSKKLIPDKSSMYPGHGDFKYKINITKVYKGFEHAGIKHFFSPEDDGMCGISLTPGVYLLSGNLVSRHIGHVKKSLTVELCDIVSHWSTLSKTEKKILSVHRKACNCQVTRCYKEPCDENKCYLRDTYDPDEDSQSICMANSTGSCRWTNAY is encoded by the exons ATGATGACGATGAAGATGTGTGTCTATGTGTCTGCAGGTCTGCTgttcttcatgtgtgtgtgtctgaatgagcaGATGCTGGAGGCCTGCAGCTGTTATCCCGCACATCCACAACAGCTCTTCTGCTATGCTGACGTAG TGTTTAAAGCTACGGTACTTAGCAAGAAGCTCATACCTGACAAAAGCAGCATGTACCCAGGCCATGGAGACTTTAAGTACAAAATCAATATAACCAAG GTCTACAAGGGATTTGAGCATGCCGGAATCAAGCATTTCTTCTCTCCTGAAGATGATGGCATGTGTGGCATCAGTCTGACCCCTGGCGTGTATCTGCTCTCAG GGAATCTCGTCTCCAGACACATAG GTCATGTCAAGAAAAGTCTGACTGTTGAGCTATGTGACATCGTGAGCCACTGGAGCACACTCTCCAAAACTGAGAAGAAGATCCTCAGTGTACACCGGAAAGCCTGTAACTGTCAG GTCACTCGTTGCTATAAAGAGCCCTGTGATGAAAACAAGTGTTACTTGAGAGACACGTATGATCCTGATGAGGACTCGCAGTCGATCTGCATGGCCAACAGCACCGGCTCCTGCAGATGGACCAATGCATACTAA